The nucleotide sequence TCGGCCTGGATAAAATGACTTTTACCGGTAACATTACAGAAGATGACAACAAGCTTAATGCTGTCGCTAGCTTAGTAGCTGATAAATTAACGGTTATCGACCAAGAATATAATGAAATTACTTATAATTTCTCAATGAAAAACCTTGATATCGATAGCTATCAACAACTTATGGAGCTTTTTGCGAAACTGCAAACGATGAATGAGCAAGAACAAGCAATCGCAATGATGCAACTTCAACAGTTGTTGCCACAATTAGTTTCGAATGGCTTTAGTTTCAGCATCGATAAACTTGGTTTTAAAGCTGATGAAGGCGAGATAGACTCGAATATGATCATCACTTTTGATGCTGATTTGTTTGATCCAAATAACCCAATGACTATGATGATGGCAATAGATGCTAAAGCGAATGGCTCTGCACCTCTGGCATTTTTCGAAAGCATTGGCAAAACCGCCGATATCGATGCCATGATTCAGCAAAATGTATTGGTTAAAGAAGACGACAAAATTACCTTTAGTTTTTCATTTAGCAACGGTCAAGCTTTATTAAATGGCGCGCCAATGCCAATGTAAATATATTAAACTGCATAGAAATATGCATTTAAATAAGAAAAAGCCGTATCAACAGTGTTGATACGGCTTTTTTAATTGTGGCTTTTATTATTTTTGTATTGTTATTATTACTGTTTTAGCTTCTTCCCCTGGACCCGTGCAAAGTGATTACTCTGCATTTGTCTATAGAGTTTAACCTCTTCTCTTAACCTTTAACGACTGTTTGGTTAATTTGGCCGAAGATTGACTGGCCATCTTTGTCAAACATTTCCATTTCAATGTTATCGCCAAAGCTCATAAATGGCGTGGTTGGCTTACCGTTTTCAATAGTCTCAATCATACGAATTTCTGCAATACAGCTATAACCAACACCACCTTCAGAAACAGGCTTACCAGGGCCATCATTTAACTTGTTAGATACCGTACCACTACCAATTACCGTACCAGCACATAAAGGACGAGTACGCGCTGCGTGAGCTACTAATTGACCAAAGTTAAAGGTCATATCAATACCAGCTTCCGGCTTACCGAACAACTCGTTATTGTATTTTGAATTAAGTGGTAAATGTAACTTGCCATCAACCCAAGCATCGCCTAGTTGATCTGGTGTTACACATACTGGGCTAAATGCACTTGAAGGCTTAGATTGAAAAAAGCCAAAACCTTTCGCTAACTCACCTGGAATCAAACCACGTAATGATACGTCATTTACGATCATCACAAGATTAATATAGTTAAGTGCGTCTTCCGCCGAAACGCCCATAGGAACATCGCCAGTGATCACTGCAACTTCCGCTTCAAAGTCAATACCAAACCCTTCGTCTTGTGGCATTACAATGTTGTCACGAGGTGCAAGAAAGCTATCACTGCCACCTTGATACATTAATGGATCAGTCCAAAACGTTGCTGGCATTTCAGCGTTACGTGCACGACGAACTAATTCAACGTGGTTTACATAAGCACTGCCGTCAGCCCATTGGTAAGCACGTGGAAGTGGCGAGTCAGCTTGAGTTTGATCAAAGTCTGCTGTTTCTACTTCGCCATTCTCTAATTGTACGCTTAACGCTTGCAGTTTAGGCTCAACATTAGCCCAATCATCTAATGCATCTTGCATCGTTGTAGCAATGTGACCAGCACATGCCATTTTAGTAAGACTGTTGTTTACAACTACTAAGGCGCCATCGCGACCTGATTTAATACTTGCTAATTTCATTATTTATCACCTGAAAATTTTTTCTTTAATTCGGCTTCACTATGTAACCATGCTGCATGTTGAGGAGCTTTTTTAGTTTCCGCCCACTCATCTAGCATTTCAACAGATACGCGTTTTAATTCTTCCATCATACCTGGTTTAGCAACTTGCGCAGCTAATTCAATACGATGTCCATTTGGATCAAAGAAATAAATCGATTTAAAAATGGTGTGATTTACCGGACCTAAGACATCTAAGCCCGCTGCTTCTAATTTCGTTTTCGATTCAAGTAGCTCATCCATCGACTCTACTTCAAAAGCAATATGCTGTACCCACTCTGGCGTATTGTTGTCACGGTCCATTTTAGGCGAGTTCGGCAATTCAAAAAACGCCAAAACATTGCCCATACCTGCATCTAGAAATACATGCATATATGGATCTGGTGCTTTCGTTGAAGGCACTTCATTTTCAGCGATTGCTAACTGAAAGTCCATACCAAGTAAGTCACGGTAAAACGCTACCGTTTCTTTTGCGTCATTGCAGCGATACGCTACATGATGAATTCGTTTAATCGCCATAATATTCTCCGAAACTACTTATGCGTCAGTCTTGATTACGCCACGTTCAACTTGGTCGCGCTCAATAGACTCAAACAATGCTTTAAAGTTACCTTCACCAAAACCTTGGTCTTCTTTACGTTGAATAAACTCAAAGAATACTGGGCCTAATAATGTGTCAGAGAAAATTTGAAGTAATAAACGTGGCTCACCACCTTCAGTAGAACCATCCATTAGAATACCACGAGGCTGTAATTCATCTACCGGCTCACCATGGCCAGGAAGACGCTCTTCAAGCATGTCATAGTAGGTACCAGGAGGTGGAGTCATAAACTTAATGCCTTGAGCTTTTAATTTATCCCAACATGCAATGATATCGTCACAAGCAAAAGCAATGTGCTGAATACCTTCACCGTTGTATTCCATTAAGTACTCTTCGATTTGACCGCCGCCGCCAGCTTCTTCGTTAAGAGGAATACGGATTTTACCGTCTGGTGCTGTCATCGCTTTCGATGTTAAACCTGTGTACTCACCTTTGATATCGAAGAAACGAATTTCACGGAAGTTAAACAAGTTTTCGTAGTAGTCAGCCCAATAAGCCATACGACCACGGTAAACGTTATGAGTTAAATGATCTAAGGTGTGGAAGCCACAACCTTCAGGATGACGGTCTACACCTTCAATCCAATCGAAATCGATGTCATAAATCGTGTTGGTACCTTGGTAACGGTCGATTAGATATACCGTTGCACCACCAATACCCTTGATAGCAGGAAGACGCAATTCCATTGGACCAGTTTCGATATGTACCGGTTGTGCGCCTTTCTCTAGGGCTAGTTTATATGCCGCTTGTGCATCCTTAACACGGAATGCCATACCACATGCTGACGAACCATGTTCTTGTGCATAGTAATGAGCGTGGCTATTTTTTTCATAGTTAGCGATAAAGTTAATATCGCCTTGGCGCCATAAAGTCACGTCTTTTGATTTGTGATTAGCAACGTGAGTAAAACCCATGCTTTCAAATACTGGTTCTAAAACGCCTTTTTCTAATGCAGTAAACTCTACAAATTCAAAGCCATCTAGGCCCATTGGGTTTTCAAATAAATCAGCCATGTTTTTCTCCGTATTCACCGGCTTTAGTATCTACCGATGAAAATAATTTTAGTTATGGTACTATTAGTTTCAATTGAAACTATTTTAGTCGTTAACAGAGTCAATAACAATTGGAGTTACAATATGGATAAAAGTGAAGATG is from Thalassotalea crassostreae and encodes:
- a CDS encoding fumarylacetoacetate hydrolase family protein encodes the protein MKLASIKSGRDGALVVVNNSLTKMACAGHIATTMQDALDDWANVEPKLQALSVQLENGEVETADFDQTQADSPLPRAYQWADGSAYVNHVELVRRARNAEMPATFWTDPLMYQGGSDSFLAPRDNIVMPQDEGFGIDFEAEVAVITGDVPMGVSAEDALNYINLVMIVNDVSLRGLIPGELAKGFGFFQSKPSSAFSPVCVTPDQLGDAWVDGKLHLPLNSKYNNELFGKPEAGIDMTFNFGQLVAHAARTRPLCAGTVIGSGTVSNKLNDGPGKPVSEGGVGYSCIAEIRMIETIENGKPTTPFMSFGDNIEMEMFDKDGQSIFGQINQTVVKG
- a CDS encoding VOC family protein translates to MAIKRIHHVAYRCNDAKETVAFYRDLLGMDFQLAIAENEVPSTKAPDPYMHVFLDAGMGNVLAFFELPNSPKMDRDNNTPEWVQHIAFEVESMDELLESKTKLEAAGLDVLGPVNHTIFKSIYFFDPNGHRIELAAQVAKPGMMEELKRVSVEMLDEWAETKKAPQHAAWLHSEAELKKKFSGDK
- the hppD gene encoding 4-hydroxyphenylpyruvate dioxygenase, encoding MADLFENPMGLDGFEFVEFTALEKGVLEPVFESMGFTHVANHKSKDVTLWRQGDINFIANYEKNSHAHYYAQEHGSSACGMAFRVKDAQAAYKLALEKGAQPVHIETGPMELRLPAIKGIGGATVYLIDRYQGTNTIYDIDFDWIEGVDRHPEGCGFHTLDHLTHNVYRGRMAYWADYYENLFNFREIRFFDIKGEYTGLTSKAMTAPDGKIRIPLNEEAGGGGQIEEYLMEYNGEGIQHIAFACDDIIACWDKLKAQGIKFMTPPPGTYYDMLEERLPGHGEPVDELQPRGILMDGSTEGGEPRLLLQIFSDTLLGPVFFEFIQRKEDQGFGEGNFKALFESIERDQVERGVIKTDA